One part of the uncultured Bacteroides sp. genome encodes these proteins:
- a CDS encoding SusC/RagA family TonB-linked outer membrane protein translates to MNKNFYRFKRYFFFLCTVILCLYAGNVNAQNVPVTLNLKDVKLEQALSLIEKQTNYLFVYDKNVDVQHLVTINVKAVPLKNVLNQIFSKTNISFAIERETIVLSVKQKAGTQIGNKKITGIVKDNEGEPVIGASIIVKGQPNIGTVTDIDGNFSLTLPDDAKQLQVSYIGMKTQQVSVGTHSSYNLVLESSLVKIDEVVVTALGIKKEAKSLSYNVQQLSGSDINKVSDANFINNLNGRVAGVTINSSASGAGGSSRVVMRGVKSIAGNNNALYVVDGIPMPNLSSEQPEGVFAGAGQTGDGISNINPDDIESISVLSGPSAAALYGSSAANGVVIVTTKKGQKDRLSINVVNSTIFSRPLILPKFQKTYGQSETGSYYSWGDKLTSRSNYNPADFFQTGANVTNSVSLSTGTEKNQTYVSLGTVNSQGIIHNNDYDRYNFSVRNSSTFFNNKMTMDLGFMATNVREQNMISQGQYFNPLVPLYLFPPGDDFSKVQIYQRYNASRNFQTQFWSYGDEGLSMQNPYWITESDKFINHKERYMTNASLKYEFAKWINLSGRVKMDKSNDRYEKKYNASTNTLFASDTGYYSLNETETRQIYAEALLNINKYFKDQTFGLTANIGASVEDILYNQDMYGGKLHGVANLFTYGNVNTSTAESSQSGYQKKKQSVFGSAQIGYKSLVYLDLTAREDWVSTINKPFFYPTVGLSGIVTDIFNCSTDVMPYMKVRVSYSEVGNEPNLFLINPTYVLASGYPKTQTRMPNTNLKAERTKSWEAGVNLVFFRNKLKLDATLYKSSTYNQFFEPTLTSSSGYTSVIVNAGRIDNKGIEISAKYDQKIGKLNWNSYITYSLNKNKIVELLPGWTNPVTGEITSLSELDMGGTGSYKMMLKEGGSMGDIYVNTLKTDEHGAIYVHPSDQVVVADANKFVFAGNSSPKYNLGWGNNFNWKRISLGFLFSARVGGIVVSNTQAIMDAFGVSKASADARDAGGALVNGKRIPAKEYYQTVGGGSSGGIGSMYCYSATNVRLSELTLGYNVPVSKLCKWIKDMNVSFVGRNLFLLYNKAPYDPELTANTGTYYQGVDYFMMPSLRNLGFSVKLQF, encoded by the coding sequence TGTACCGTTATTCTTTGTCTGTATGCGGGAAATGTGAATGCTCAGAATGTTCCGGTTACTCTTAATTTAAAAGATGTGAAACTGGAACAAGCTTTAAGCTTAATAGAGAAACAGACAAATTATCTATTCGTTTATGACAAGAATGTAGATGTTCAACATTTAGTTACAATAAATGTAAAAGCAGTACCATTGAAAAATGTTTTAAACCAAATTTTTAGTAAAACAAATATTTCATTTGCTATTGAAAGAGAAACAATAGTTCTTTCTGTAAAACAAAAAGCAGGAACACAAATTGGAAATAAAAAGATAACCGGTATTGTCAAGGATAATGAAGGAGAACCGGTTATTGGTGCTTCTATCATTGTAAAAGGACAACCAAATATCGGAACAGTCACAGATATAGATGGTAACTTTTCGCTAACGTTGCCCGATGATGCTAAACAACTTCAGGTATCTTATATAGGTATGAAAACTCAACAAGTTTCAGTAGGAACTCATTCGTCTTATAATTTAGTTCTTGAATCATCTCTGGTTAAGATTGACGAAGTGGTTGTTACTGCCCTGGGTATTAAGAAGGAGGCTAAATCTCTGTCGTATAATGTACAGCAGTTATCAGGTAGTGATATCAATAAAGTATCTGATGCAAACTTTATTAATAACCTAAACGGAAGAGTGGCTGGTGTAACAATCAATAGCTCTGCATCAGGAGCAGGCGGTTCATCACGTGTGGTAATGCGTGGTGTTAAATCAATCGCAGGAAACAATAATGCATTATATGTAGTTGATGGTATTCCAATGCCTAACTTGTCAAGTGAACAGCCCGAAGGTGTATTTGCAGGTGCCGGGCAGACTGGTGATGGAATTTCAAATATCAATCCAGATGATATTGAAAGTATATCTGTACTTAGTGGTCCTTCGGCTGCTGCACTTTATGGTAGTTCTGCTGCAAATGGTGTTGTGATAGTTACAACTAAAAAAGGACAGAAAGATAGGCTGTCTATTAATGTAGTAAACAGTACTATTTTTTCAAGACCTCTTATTTTGCCTAAATTCCAAAAGACTTACGGACAATCTGAAACAGGAAGTTACTACAGTTGGGGTGATAAGCTGACTAGCCGTTCAAATTATAATCCAGCCGATTTCTTCCAAACCGGAGCGAATGTTACAAATTCTGTAAGTTTATCTACTGGTACTGAAAAGAACCAGACTTATGTATCATTAGGTACGGTTAATTCACAAGGTATTATTCATAATAACGACTATGATCGTTATAACTTTTCTGTACGAAACTCATCTACATTTTTCAATAATAAAATGACAATGGATCTGGGTTTCATGGCTACTAATGTAAGAGAACAGAATATGATTTCTCAGGGACAGTATTTTAATCCACTGGTTCCTTTATATTTATTTCCTCCTGGTGATGATTTCTCTAAAGTACAGATATACCAAAGATATAATGCCTCTCGCAATTTCCAGACTCAGTTCTGGTCATACGGAGATGAAGGTTTATCCATGCAAAATCCTTACTGGATTACAGAAAGTGACAAATTCATTAATCATAAAGAAAGATACATGACAAATGCATCTCTTAAATATGAATTTGCTAAATGGATAAATTTATCCGGACGTGTAAAAATGGATAAAAGCAATGACAGGTATGAGAAGAAATACAATGCATCGACTAATACTCTTTTTGCATCAGATACTGGTTACTATTCTCTGAACGAAACAGAAACCCGTCAGATTTATGCAGAAGCTTTGCTTAACATTAACAAATATTTTAAAGATCAGACATTTGGGCTGACAGCTAATATTGGTGCCAGCGTTGAAGATATCTTATATAACCAGGATATGTATGGTGGAAAACTTCATGGTGTTGCCAACTTATTTACCTATGGAAACGTAAATACTTCCACAGCAGAATCTTCTCAAAGTGGTTATCAGAAGAAAAAACAATCGGTATTTGGAAGTGCGCAAATTGGTTACAAAAGTTTAGTATACCTTGATTTAACGGCCCGTGAAGATTGGGTGTCCACAATCAATAAGCCATTTTTCTATCCAACTGTCGGATTATCGGGTATTGTTACTGATATATTTAATTGCAGTACTGATGTAATGCCTTACATGAAAGTGCGTGTATCATATTCTGAAGTTGGTAATGAACCAAATTTGTTCCTGATAAATCCAACTTATGTTTTGGCTAGCGGATATCCTAAAACTCAGACAAGAATGCCAAATACCAATCTGAAGGCAGAACGTACAAAATCGTGGGAAGCCGGTGTGAATCTTGTTTTCTTCAGGAATAAATTGAAATTAGATGCCACATTATATAAATCAAGTACTTATAATCAATTCTTTGAGCCTACATTAACATCCTCCTCTGGATATACAAGTGTTATAGTGAATGCTGGACGTATTGATAATAAGGGTATTGAAATTTCAGCAAAATATGATCAGAAAATTGGAAAACTAAACTGGAATTCTTATATAACTTATTCTTTAAACAAAAACAAGATTGTAGAATTATTGCCAGGTTGGACTAATCCTGTAACAGGGGAGATCACTTCACTTTCAGAACTTGATATGGGCGGAACAGGCAGTTATAAAATGATGCTTAAAGAAGGTGGCTCAATGGGTGACATTTATGTAAATACATTAAAAACAGACGAGCATGGTGCTATTTATGTTCATCCTTCAGATCAGGTTGTTGTAGCAGATGCTAATAAGTTTGTATTTGCTGGTAACAGTAGTCCAAAATATAATTTAGGATGGGGAAACAACTTTAATTGGAAACGCATTTCTCTTGGATTCTTATTCTCTGCACGTGTTGGTGGTATTGTTGTTTCAAATACTCAAGCTATAATGGATGCATTTGGTGTGTCAAAAGCTTCTGCTGATGCACGCGATGCTGGTGGAGCGTTAGTAAATGGTAAACGTATTCCGGCTAAAGAGTATTATCAGACTGTAGGTGGAGGCTCATCAGGAGGTATAGGTTCAATGTACTGTTATAGTGCAACAAACGTAAGATTGAGTGAACTGACTCTTGGATATAATGTACCTGTAAGCAAATTGTGCAAATGGATAAAAGATATGAATGTATCTTTTGTTGGCCGAAACCTGTTCTTACTATATAATAAGGCACCTTATGACCCTGAATTGACTGCAAATACAGGTACTTATTATCAAGGTGTGGATTACTTTATGATGCCAAGTTTACGCAATCTTGGTTTCTCTGTTAAACTTCAATTCTAA